TGTTTTTTATATTTGCCCTGCGCGCGCGCCGTGGTCCGAACCGATTCGCGATAGGGCACCTTCGGGGCATGGAGGATCACATCCACGCCAAATTTCCGGTGCAACTTCTCCAGGGCCAGATCGATGTGCAGTTGCCCCATTCCGCTCAGCACCATCTCTTTGGTGTCAGTATTACGAACATATTCCAGCGTGGGGTCTTCCTCGATCAGTTTATGGAGACCGAGGCTCACTTTATCGATCTCCGCGGTTGATTTGGGATGGATGGCAAATGAGAGCATGGGGCGAGGCAGATTCAACGCGGGATAGCAGATTGGATCCTGTTCCTGGCACAAGGTGTCGCCGGTTTGCGTATCTTTCAACTTGCCGATTGCAATAATGTCTCCGGCCTGTGCCGAGGAGATGGCGGCGTGATGTTTCCCCAACACCGTATAGAAGTGTCCCAGTTTTTCACGGGCATGTCTGGTCGCATTGAGGACCATGGTATCGGCTTGAATCGTGCCGGACAAGATTCGGCAATAGGAAAGTCTTCCAACAAATGGATCGATGAGCGTCTTGAATACATAGGCAGAAAATGGCTCCCTGGCCAGACCAAGGCGCTCTACGGCCGTTCCCTTGTCAGGATTCACTCCAGTCAGCGGCGAAGCCGCGAACCGCTCTGCCGGCGAGGGAAGCAGATCTTGGATCGCCTTCACCAATGACCTAATGCCGACATGACGAAGAGCCGAGCCTCCGAACACCGGCATGACCTGTCGAGCCAGCACGGCCCCGCGCAATCCGGCAATCAAGTATTCTTTCCCGATGTCGTTTGTGGCCAGATAGGATTCGAGCAGCCGTTCATTTGTCTCCGCGACGGCTTCCAATACCTGCGTTCGTGCTGTACTCGCCACTGCGCGCAATGATTCCGGGATAGGTCTTCGGTCCACCTTGGGTGATGCGGGTCCTGAGTAGAGGGCTTCTTCATTGAGCACATCGATCACGCCGTCAATCTCCGGTCCGGTCTGTATTGGCAGAACCATGGGGACAGGATTGCAATTCAGCTGCGCTCGACAGGTTTTCAGGGCATTCTCAAACGAGCTGCCGGTCTTATCCTGTCCGTTGATAAACACCAGGCAAGGAAGGCCCAGATCGGCAATTCGCGACCAGGCGCGAGCCAGTTCAGTCCGCACGCCGCTATCGCTGTTCAGGACGAGGATGACGGCATCAGCCGCGCGTAGGGCCGAAACTGTGTCGCCCATGAGACTTGGGGCGCCGGGAGGATCAAGGAGATTGATGGAGATGGGAGGGAGTGCACAGTGCAACAGGCTGGTACTCGAAGAACTTCTATGGCGATGTTCTTCGGGTTCAAAATCCGATGTGGTAGTTCCCTGAGAGACTGACCCTAGGACGGGAATTGCGCCCAGGGCAAACAGCACTGCTTCGCTGAGAGAAGTTTTCCCTGCTCCGAGGTTTGAGACTAGCACGACATTTCTGACAGACTCTGTACGAGTGTCTTCCATGGCTGCCTCCTCTTCGTGCGGTGAAGGACTTCAATCCGTGCGTACTACTTCATGGGCAATCCTCTGCAACAAGTTCTCCTTTTTGAATTGTTACGCTTCGCGCCCTGTTCCTGCAAGCCATCCCTCGTCGGCAAAACTGACGTATCGTCCGTCCCCGACAATCACATGATCCAACACGCGGATGCCCAGGACCTCTCCCGCCGCGACCAGCCGATCCGTCAGGCGCCGATCCTCCGCGCTGGGCGTGGGATCTCCGCTTGGATGGTTGTGGAGAAAGATCACCGCGGCGGCAGACTCACGAACCGCCATGGCGAACACTTCCCGCGGATGGACAATGCTCAACGTTAAACTTCCCTCGGAGACCGTGGCCTCTTTCATCACGGTATTCTTGGCGTCCAGCAACACCACCTTGAACAATTCATGCTTGAGATCCCGCAGCAACGGGTGAAAGTGGCGGTAAAGATCCGCGCTAGAAGAAATCCTGGTGCCTGTCGATAAGGGAACCGCCATCGCGCGCTTTCCTAATTCGAATGCGGCTTTGAGTTGGGCGGCTTTGGCGGGTCCCACCCCAGGAATCGCACACAGCTCTTCTATGCCGCTCCGTGCAAGCCCTGGCAAGCTTCCCGCGTGGTGCAGGATCTCCATGGCCATCTGGACAGCTGAGGCGTCGCGGCGGCCGGTTCTGAGGAGAATGGCCAACAACTGGGCATCCGTCAGCACCTCAGATCCTTTGGTGAGCAGACGCTCTCGAGGCCGTTCGGCCTCAGGCCACTGGGTAATGCCTTTTCTCTTTCCACGCCCTGTCATAAATGCCTATTCAGGGACAAAAAACTGACACTCCGGACGTTTTTGTCCGGGCCCAGTCGGCACTTTTTATCCCATGGAGACAAATACGTAACAGCTAACCTATTGAAATATCGAAAACAGACAATTTGGTGCAGGTCTTGCTTAATCTCGGCTGCAGCAGCACACGACGTCACCTGGGAGGGATTCATGGAATGTCCAAAGTGCAAAGGCCTGATGATGCTGGAGCGGTTCTCCGACTTCTTCCTCATTTTCTACGCCTGGAAGTGCATCAACTGCGGTGCGATCATTGATCGTACGATCTCCAGCAATCGACGCAAGAGCCTGGCCGCGAAAGATCCGCAGCCGGTTGCCGTCCGCTAAGATCGAACCGTGGGGTCGATCGTGACCCGACCTTGATGAGGTCGCACGAGCCGACCGTCGTCTCTTGGATCTGGTTCGGTGCGTCCCACGGTTCGCGCGAGTACGCGAATTATAGCGAGCGTCTGATTCTCGGTCAAAGTGCATCGCACGACGATGCTCCCCGCCCTTCCATGACGATAGGTCATGGCTCCTCGTTCATCCGTAATATCATTAGACTCGCAGTTGCTTGACCCCTGCAAAAACGCTGTGTTAGAGTCACTCGCCTTGACGATGCGACTCATCTGATACCATGCGCGTGATTGCTGGAACCCACCGGGGACGACGCCTTCAGGGTCCGCAGGGAACTGCACTCCGTCCTACCTCTGACCGTGTACGGGAAGCACTGTTCTCCATTCTTGGCAACCGGCTTCCTGAGAGTCGAGTGTTGGATCTATATGCAGGAACCGGGGCCATCGGGATCGAGGCCTTGAGTCGAGGATCGGCTCAGGTGACCTTTGTCGAGTCGCGCGCCGAATCACTGACGCTCTTGAGGCGAAATGTCTCGGATTGCCACATGAGCAGCCAGGTTATCATACAAGCGAGAACCGTCCAGCAGTTTCTTGCTCGTCCGGAACTCTGGACCGGTCCCTATGATATTGTCTTTGCCGATCCTCCCTATGATGCGACCTATGAGCTTGAGGGCATCTTCAAGAACATCACGCCGGCCTTGGCCACGCCGGATGCCTGGTTGATAGTCGAGCATGCATCAAAGATGGTCCTCCCGTCCCAACTGGGGCCCAGCTCGTTCACTCGACGCTATGCCTATGGAGATACCGCCTTGTCGATCTTTACCTTCCCCGATGTGGTGCCGGCATGAAAATCGGCATTTATCCCGGCACGTTCGACCCGATTACGCACGGTCACACCGATATCATCACCCGCAGCCTTCGGGTATTCGATAAAGTGGTGGTGGCGGTGGCTCCCAACCCGGCCAAACATCCGCTGTTCAACCTGGCTGAGCGGCTGGAGATGGTGAAGCTGGTCATGAAGGATTTGACCCAGGTGGAGGTGACGGCGTTCGAAGGCCTGCTGGTTGACTATGTCGAACGGTCGGGTGCCCATGCTATCATTCGCGGCTTGCGCGCCATTTCTGACTTTGAGCATGAATTTCAGATGGCGCTCATCAACCGGAAGCTGGCCAAACAAGTCGAGACGGTTTTTTTAATGCCGAGCGAAGAATATTCCTATCTCTCCTCAACCATTATCAAGGATGTCGCGCAACATGGGGGAGCATTGACCGAATTTCTCCATCCTGAAGTGGCCCGACGCCTCCAAGAACGAATTCGGAGTCTGAAATCATGAAACTCGCTGCACGTGTGAGCCGTATTACGCCCTCTCCGACCCTGGCCATGACCGCCACGGCCAAAGCCATGGCGGCCCAAGGGATCGATGTCGTCGATTTCTCATCCGGAGAGCCGGATTTCGATACGCCGGAACCAGTGAAGGCCGCGGCGGAAGCCGCGATTCGAGCCGGATTTACCAAATACACGCCTTCATCAGGCATCGATGAACTGCGCCAGGCCGTCATTGACAAGCTGCAGACCGAACTCGGGCTCCGGTACGAGAAATCACAAATCCTGATCTCCTGCGGAGCGAAGCATTCGCTCTACAACCTGGCTGAAGCGCTTCTGGAACAGGGCGATGAGATCATCATTCCGACTCCCTACTGGGTGTCCTATGCAGACCAGGCGTTGCTCAACGATGCTACGCCCGTGCTGCTACCCACGAGAGAAGATCAGGGCTATGCCATCAACCCCGATGAACTGCAGCGGCTTATCACGCCGCGCACGAAAGCGATTATCGTCAATAGCCCCTGTAATCCGACCGGCGCCACGTACGACAAACGCACACTTGAAGCCATTGCCGAGATCGCGCTCAAGCATAAGATTTTGATCATCTCGGATGAAATCTACGAGAAAGTCCTCTACGACGGAGCCACGCATTTGAGTATTGCCACGTTGAGTCCCGACGTCGCGGCTCAAACCGTGATCATCAACGGCGTGTCGAAAGCCTATGCCATGACAGGCTGGCGGATTGGCTATGCGGCTGGCCCGAAAGATTTGTTGACGGCCATGGCCAATATTCAGAGTCAAAGCACCTCCAATCCCTGTTCCATTTCGCAGAAAGCCGCTGTCGCGGCGTTGCGAGTGGGCAACCCGTTTACCGAAAAGATGGTCGCGGAATTCGACCGCAGACGGAAGGTGATGGTGGAGCGGCTGAATGGCATTCCCGGCGTCAGTTGCCGGCTGCCCGGCGGCGCATTTTACGCCTTCCCGAATATTCGCGGCGTCCTCGGACGGCGCGGGCCAAACGGAGTGATCGATTCTCCGACCGCCTTCGCCAATTATCTCCTGAAAGACGCGCATGTGGCCGTGGTTCCAGGAGAGCCCTTTGGGAGCGCCGACCATATTCGGCTGTCATATGCCACCAGCATGGAGGCGATTATCAAAGGGCTAGATCGTCTTGCCGCCGCGGTCGGCAAACTCACGCCCTGAGTCCCGTCTTGACTCGTGTGAATTCGAGGTTATTCCTATATAGGTTAACCCATCATTGCCGGAGGATGTCCTGTGCCGATTTACGAATATCGCTGTGAAGAGTGCTCGTATACGTTTGAGTTGAAGCAGAGCATCAAGGATGAGTCGATCGCCAGTTGCCAGAAATGCGGCAAGCCCGTCAGCCGCATCATCTCGGCCCCGGCGATCATGTTTAAAGGAAGCGGCTGGTATATTACGGATTATTCCGACAAAATGAAGCCGCCGTCAGGAGACGCCTCGAAACCTTCCCCAACATCAACGACGCCGGCAAAATCCGAGTCGGCCTCCAGCGCTCCGGCGGCATCATCGACGACAGCCCCGGCTGCCGCTCCCGCCTCCTCATCGTCAGGAAGCAGCAGCGGCACCTCATCTTCGGCTGGGACGAGTTCGTCCTCGTCAGGCAGCTCGTCGAGTTCGAGCTAAACTTATCCTGTTTCTAGGTATGCTTGGCGGGCGCTTTTTTCTTCGCCGGTGTTTTGGGCGCTGGCTTGGCAGCCGGTTTGGCCGCTGATTTAGCCGGAGCCTTTGGCGCCGAGGCTCTCGCCGCTTTCGCCCGCAAGGCTTCCACTTCGTTTTGCAGGCTGGAAATCATCCCGGTTTTTTCACGGTTCATTCGGTCCAGGCTCTCGACCTGCGCCTGCAAATCCTGTTTGCCTTTGGCCAGATCGTTTAACTGGCTCTGGAGTTGAGTCTTCTCCATATTGCTGGTCTGGATCTCCGAGCGGAGCTGCTCGATTTGTGCCTGTAACGCCGGTGGCCAGTAGTCGCAGCCCGACAGCGTAAGCCCTGCGGCCACCAGCAGGCCCATGAGCATCGATTGACGTGTCCGAATCATCATTCCCCTCCTCCTTCTGACATGGTTCGAGTCGATGTATACCACATTTTTCTCTACTGAAGATGAAGTCCTTGCGCCGTGAGCGTCTTCTCAATGTCCAAAGGGGCAATCGCCCCCTCCCGGAGTATCGTCACGCCGTCGCAGATACTCACCACAGTTGACGGCAGTCCTCCGGGAGTCATTCCAGCATCAACAATGAGGGCGACCTCGTTGCCAAGGGAGAGATTCACGTCCTGTGCGGTCTGGACCGGCGGAGCCCCGGACCGGTTGGCACTTGTGCCGGTTAACGGGCCAATCCGCCGCAGCAGATCGGCCAGCGGCCCGCATGACGTCAGCCGGATTCCCACCGTTCCGGTTCCCGCCGTCAGATTTGCAGGCAATCGGTTGTTGGCGGGAAACACAATGGTAAGGGGGCCTGGCCAATAGGCCTCCATCAGCGCCTTGGCCGCCGGAGGAACGTGGCCTACTAATCCGTCGAGCTGCGCCCGATCGCCAATGAGGACAAGAATCGGTTTGCCGTCCGGGCGGCCTTTGACGGCAAGGAGCCGGTCGATCGCGGCCGCATCGAAAGGATTCGCGCCGAGTCCGTAATAGGTTTCCGTCGGGAGCGCGACTACACCGCCTGCGCGCAACACCCCGGACAGGGAGGCGCTGAGCGAGTCCACTTCTGTCGCACGATACGGCGTGATGATAGCCATGAAGAGGGCGAACCGGACGATTTCTAGGCGCGCGGCCCCAGTGCCCGATGCGCAATGTCGGTTCGGAAATGACAGCCGTCGAAAGACAGGGTCTTCACCCGGCGATAGGCTTCCTGCTGCGCTTCGGCAATGGTCTTCCCATAGCCGGTGATGCCTAAGACGCGGCCTCCGGCCGTCACAATGTCTTGCCCTTTGCGAACGGTGCCGGCGTGAAATACCGTGGCCGACGGCGTGCTGTCAGCCAGCCCGTGAATGACCTTCCCGTTTTCGTAGGCGCCGGGATAGCCGCCGGAGGTCATGACCACGCACACAGCGTAGGTGTCATGCCATTCGACGGTGAATTGATCCAGCCGATGTTCCACCACCGCTTCGATCACGTCGATCAGATCGGACTTTAGGAGCGGCAGCACCACCTGAGTTTCCGGATCGCCCATGCGGGCATTGAACTCCAAGACGTACGGCGTGCCCTTGACCACCATCAAGCCGGCATAGAGGACGCCTTGGAACGGACAGCCCATGCGCGACATGGCCACCACGATCGGCTGGAGCACATCACGCGTCACCTGTACGCGCAGCGCAGCCGTGCCGAGCGGCGCGGGACAATATGCGCCCATGCCGCCGGTATTGAGCCCCGTATCCCCGTCTCCTACGCGTTTGTGGTCCTGCGCCGGCAGCATCGGCACTACGGTTTTGCCGTCCGTGAAGGCCATGATCGTCAACTCTTCCCCATCGAGAAATTGCTCGATGAGAACACGCTGGCCGGCTTGGCCGAACACCGACTTTTCCATGGAGTCGATAATCGCCTGGCGCGCCTGTTCGCGAGTCGTCGCGATGATCACGCCCTTGCCCTGTGCCAGCCCATCGGCCTTGATCACAACCGGCAACTCGTGCTGATCGACGTAGGCCAGCGCGGCCTCCATCTTCTCAAAGCTCTGCGAGCGGGCCGTCGGAATTTTTGCCGTGGCCATGACCTCTTTGGAGAAAATCTTGCTGGCTTCGAGGCGCGCGGCGTGTTTGGTCGGACCGAATATCTTCAGCTTGGCCTTGCGAAACTCATCGGCAATGCCCAGCGCCAGCGGGACTTCCGGCCCCACCACGGTCAAATCGATTTGTTCCTTGATGACGAACTCTTTGAGGGCGGCGATATCGTCGGCCTTGATCGGCAGGCAGGCCGCAAGCGATTCCATCCCCGCATTGCCTGGGGCGCAAAATAACTGCGGCTTGCGCGGACTCTGCGCGAGCTTCCAGACGATCGCGTGCTCGCGTCCACCGCTGCCGACAACAAGAATCTTCACTACAAAGCCTTTCGTGATGGGTGATCAGTGATGCGTGATGAAGTGACTACGAGCCGAAACGGGAACAAGACGATCAAGGCAAGAGCCGCCTGGTTCTTGCCTTGGTCACGCATCACTTTTTACGGCCTTTTCAATGTCTAAAATGCCGCATTCCCGACATAATCATCGCCAGCCCGTGCTCGTCGGCCGCCTTGATGATTTCGGCATCGCGAATCGATCCGCCCGGCTGAATGACCGCTGTGATGCCGGCCTGAGCCGCCGCATCCAATCCGTCGCGGAAAGGGAAGAACGCATCCGACGCCATCACGCAGCCCTTCACCGGCATCTGCGCTTTCATCGCCGCCAGTTTGACCGAATCGACCCGGCTCATCTGTCCCGCGCCGATGCCAACGGTCTGGCCAGGCTTGGCGTAAATGATTGCGTTTGATTTGACGTGCTTGCAGACCTTCCAGGCAAAGGCACAGGCCGCGTATTCGTCATCCGTCGGCTTTCTGGCCGTCGGCACTTGCAGCGCGCGCAGGTCCGTGAGCACACCCAAATCGCGGTCTTGCACGATCAATCCGCCAACGAGCTTCTTGAGATCGTAACCGACCTGCTTCACCTTGGTGAGCGGGCCGACATCCAAGAGGCGGAGATCCTTCTTGCGTTTCAATTCAGCCAGGGCGTCCTCGGCAAATCCCGGCGCAATGACGACCTCTACAAAGGTGGACGTGATTTCCTTCGCGGCGGGCAAATCCACGATCCGGTTAAATGCAATCACGCCGCCGAAGGCCGACACCGGATCGGTCTCGCGCGCTTTGACGTAGGCTTCCACCGGCGTCGCGCCCAACGCCACGCCGCAGGGATTGTTGTGCTTGATGATCGCGACCGCGCACTCATCGTATTCCTTCGCCAATTCGAGCGCCGAATTCGCGTCCAGGAAGTTGTTGTACGACATCGCCTTGCCGTGGAGAATCTTCCCGCGCGACACTGACGGTTCGTTGGAATTCAATTCGCGATAGAAGGCGCCTTGCTGGTGAGGATTCTCCCCGTAGCGCAACGTTTCCGCCAGCTCGAATTGCATCGAGAGGATCTTGGGAAACTTCACCTCCCCGCCCTGCACCTGCTTCTCCAGATAGGTGGCAATCAGACTGTCATAGCGGCCGGTGTGTTGAAACACTTTCATGGCCAATTCGCGCCGGAGCGCCGCCGGTACGTCGCCGCTCTTGATCGCATCCAGCGCCCGGCCATAGTCCGCCGGATCGACGACGACCACCACATCTTCATGGTTCTTGGCGGCCGAACGCAGCATGGAAGGGCCGCCGATATCGATGTTTTCAATGGCCTCTTCAAATGGGCAATTGGGCTTGGCAATGGTGGCTTCGAAGGGATAGAGATTCACGACGACCACATCGATCGGGCCGATGCCGTGCTGCTGCATTTGCGCCACATGCGCCGGAACCGACCGCCGTCCCAACAGACCGCCATGCACCTTCGGATGAAGCGTCTTCACCCGTCCATCGAGGATTTCCGGCGAGCCGGTATAGGCCGCCACATCGGTGACCTTCACGCCGGCATCGCGCAAGGCTTTGGCCGTGCCGCCGGTCGAAAGAATTTCCGCGCCAAGAGCCTCCAGGCCCTTGGCCATCTCAACAACTCCGGTCTTATCTGAAACGCTGATCAGTGCCCGCTTGATGCTGGCCATGGTTCACTCCTTGAGAGTCATACATAGTGAGTAGGTCACGTCTTGGAAGGCGGGCTGAAGAATAGCAAATGGCTTCCGATAAGTGCAAGAACAGGCACTGGATCCATTCACGCGAGTGCGCGCCAGGGCTTGTTGATGTTCAGTGTGACGGCGATACCATGTTGAGCTGGTGGCGCTGTACACGGTCGAATGTCCGTTTGACTTCCCCTTCCCTGCCCTCCTAGAATCCTCCATGGCTTCGTCCTTCGTCCATCTCCATCTCCATACCCAATTCAGCCTGCTTGACGGCGCGAATCAGATCG
The Nitrospira sp. genome window above contains:
- the fusA gene encoding elongation factor G, translating into MEDTRTESVRNVVLVSNLGAGKTSLSEAVLFALGAIPVLGSVSQGTTTSDFEPEEHRHRSSSSTSLLHCALPPISINLLDPPGAPSLMGDTVSALRAADAVILVLNSDSGVRTELARAWSRIADLGLPCLVFINGQDKTGSSFENALKTCRAQLNCNPVPMVLPIQTGPEIDGVIDVLNEEALYSGPASPKVDRRPIPESLRAVASTARTQVLEAVAETNERLLESYLATNDIGKEYLIAGLRGAVLARQVMPVFGGSALRHVGIRSLVKAIQDLLPSPAERFAASPLTGVNPDKGTAVERLGLAREPFSAYVFKTLIDPFVGRLSYCRILSGTIQADTMVLNATRHAREKLGHFYTVLGKHHAAISSAQAGDIIAIGKLKDTQTGDTLCQEQDPICYPALNLPRPMLSFAIHPKSTAEIDKVSLGLHKLIEEDPTLEYVRNTDTKEMVLSGMGQLHIDLALEKLHRKFGVDVILHAPKVPYRESVRTTARAQGKYKKQTGGHGQYGDCWLELAPLARGEGFRFENRVVGGAIPRNFIPAVEKGVVEAMHAGGTTGFPVVDVGVAVYDGSHHPVDSSELSFKIAGSMAFKHALESAHPMLLEPLMRLEVEAPADTVGTVMGDLNARRGRILTVTANDQAERITALVPLAELFTYASVLNALTGGRGSYAMELSGYDEVPGGLAGKIIEAHKADKQMVAAH
- the radC gene encoding DNA repair protein RadC, giving the protein MTGRGKRKGITQWPEAERPRERLLTKGSEVLTDAQLLAILLRTGRRDASAVQMAMEILHHAGSLPGLARSGIEELCAIPGVGPAKAAQLKAAFELGKRAMAVPLSTGTRISSSADLYRHFHPLLRDLKHELFKVVLLDAKNTVMKEATVSEGSLTLSIVHPREVFAMAVRESAAAVIFLHNHPSGDPTPSAEDRRLTDRLVAAGEVLGIRVLDHVIVGDGRYVSFADEGWLAGTGREA
- the rsmD gene encoding 16S rRNA (guanine(966)-N(2))-methyltransferase RsmD; the encoded protein is MRVIAGTHRGRRLQGPQGTALRPTSDRVREALFSILGNRLPESRVLDLYAGTGAIGIEALSRGSAQVTFVESRAESLTLLRRNVSDCHMSSQVIIQARTVQQFLARPELWTGPYDIVFADPPYDATYELEGIFKNITPALATPDAWLIVEHASKMVLPSQLGPSSFTRRYAYGDTALSIFTFPDVVPA
- the coaD gene encoding pantetheine-phosphate adenylyltransferase, with protein sequence MKIGIYPGTFDPITHGHTDIITRSLRVFDKVVVAVAPNPAKHPLFNLAERLEMVKLVMKDLTQVEVTAFEGLLVDYVERSGAHAIIRGLRAISDFEHEFQMALINRKLAKQVETVFLMPSEEYSYLSSTIIKDVAQHGGALTEFLHPEVARRLQERIRSLKS
- a CDS encoding pyridoxal phosphate-dependent aminotransferase, with protein sequence MKLAARVSRITPSPTLAMTATAKAMAAQGIDVVDFSSGEPDFDTPEPVKAAAEAAIRAGFTKYTPSSGIDELRQAVIDKLQTELGLRYEKSQILISCGAKHSLYNLAEALLEQGDEIIIPTPYWVSYADQALLNDATPVLLPTREDQGYAINPDELQRLITPRTKAIIVNSPCNPTGATYDKRTLEAIAEIALKHKILIISDEIYEKVLYDGATHLSIATLSPDVAAQTVIINGVSKAYAMTGWRIGYAAGPKDLLTAMANIQSQSTSNPCSISQKAAVAALRVGNPFTEKMVAEFDRRRKVMVERLNGIPGVSCRLPGGAFYAFPNIRGVLGRRGPNGVIDSPTAFANYLLKDAHVAVVPGEPFGSADHIRLSYATSMEAIIKGLDRLAAAVGKLTP
- a CDS encoding L-threonylcarbamoyladenylate synthase, giving the protein MAIITPYRATEVDSLSASLSGVLRAGGVVALPTETYYGLGANPFDAAAIDRLLAVKGRPDGKPILVLIGDRAQLDGLVGHVPPAAKALMEAYWPGPLTIVFPANNRLPANLTAGTGTVGIRLTSCGPLADLLRRIGPLTGTSANRSGAPPVQTAQDVNLSLGNEVALIVDAGMTPGGLPSTVVSICDGVTILREGAIAPLDIEKTLTAQGLHLQ
- the purD gene encoding phosphoribosylamine--glycine ligase — its product is MKILVVGSGGREHAIVWKLAQSPRKPQLFCAPGNAGMESLAACLPIKADDIAALKEFVIKEQIDLTVVGPEVPLALGIADEFRKAKLKIFGPTKHAARLEASKIFSKEVMATAKIPTARSQSFEKMEAALAYVDQHELPVVIKADGLAQGKGVIIATTREQARQAIIDSMEKSVFGQAGQRVLIEQFLDGEELTIMAFTDGKTVVPMLPAQDHKRVGDGDTGLNTGGMGAYCPAPLGTAALRVQVTRDVLQPIVVAMSRMGCPFQGVLYAGLMVVKGTPYVLEFNARMGDPETQVVLPLLKSDLIDVIEAVVEHRLDQFTVEWHDTYAVCVVMTSGGYPGAYENGKVIHGLADSTPSATVFHAGTVRKGQDIVTAGGRVLGITGYGKTIAEAQQEAYRRVKTLSFDGCHFRTDIAHRALGPRA
- the purH gene encoding bifunctional phosphoribosylaminoimidazolecarboxamide formyltransferase/IMP cyclohydrolase, with translation MASIKRALISVSDKTGVVEMAKGLEALGAEILSTGGTAKALRDAGVKVTDVAAYTGSPEILDGRVKTLHPKVHGGLLGRRSVPAHVAQMQQHGIGPIDVVVVNLYPFEATIAKPNCPFEEAIENIDIGGPSMLRSAAKNHEDVVVVVDPADYGRALDAIKSGDVPAALRRELAMKVFQHTGRYDSLIATYLEKQVQGGEVKFPKILSMQFELAETLRYGENPHQQGAFYRELNSNEPSVSRGKILHGKAMSYNNFLDANSALELAKEYDECAVAIIKHNNPCGVALGATPVEAYVKARETDPVSAFGGVIAFNRIVDLPAAKEITSTFVEVVIAPGFAEDALAELKRKKDLRLLDVGPLTKVKQVGYDLKKLVGGLIVQDRDLGVLTDLRALQVPTARKPTDDEYAACAFAWKVCKHVKSNAIIYAKPGQTVGIGAGQMSRVDSVKLAAMKAQMPVKGCVMASDAFFPFRDGLDAAAQAGITAVIQPGGSIRDAEIIKAADEHGLAMIMSGMRHFRH